One region of Tumebacillus amylolyticus genomic DNA includes:
- a CDS encoding threonine/serine exporter family protein → MSFPYTMEQIPHLLLLLVMSWLATLGYAILYHVPKSASLWVGLIGTAAWLSQDLAMRFGVSSVGAAFVGGLVVSVLSEYLARLKRMPVIVFVVGGIVPLVPGSSAFRTMREFVTGHQLQGLAQGTNTFLIASAISAGLVIAGTIMRLDRRRRYENPSTDRERTPDGN, encoded by the coding sequence ATGAGTTTCCCGTATACGATGGAGCAGATTCCTCATCTCTTGCTGCTGCTCGTGATGAGTTGGCTTGCGACGCTCGGCTATGCGATTCTCTACCATGTGCCCAAGAGCGCTTCGCTTTGGGTCGGGCTGATCGGCACGGCGGCGTGGCTGTCCCAAGACTTGGCGATGCGCTTCGGAGTTTCATCGGTCGGTGCGGCGTTCGTCGGAGGCTTGGTGGTTTCCGTGCTCAGCGAATATCTCGCCCGCTTGAAGCGGATGCCGGTCATCGTGTTCGTGGTCGGCGGCATCGTGCCGCTGGTACCGGGGTCGTCGGCGTTTCGCACGATGCGTGAATTTGTCACGGGACACCAATTGCAAGGACTGGCGCAAGGAACCAACACGTTTCTGATCGCCAGCGCCATCTCCGCCGGCCTCGTCATCGCCGGCACGATCATGCGATTGGACAGGAGGAGACGGTATGAGAACCCATCCACTGATCGAGAGCGTACGCCGGACGGCAACTGA
- the tilS gene encoding tRNA lysidine(34) synthetase TilS: MRTHPLIESVRRTATDHDLLPSGEKVLVAVSGGVDSMVLLDVLHRLQPHFGIEVVVAHVDHGLRGHESSEDRAFVERQAAERGLDVFSEAFDVKAYARENGLSTQVAAREVRYDYLRRVAGESGARLIATAHHADDQAETVLMRVLRGTALKGLGGIPMRRFEDGERYELIRPLLEVWRAEIASYANDFGILYREDSSNASSHYLRNKIRIQLLPELAAEYNEGVKSHLVQLAGCAREDDRYLNGLAEREYRRICRHESERVLSADVRLLGVSPLPLQRRVITLILYYLRGHTKVWEQVHIESVRSLLENRYPSAELHLPHAIVARREYDRLFFTFAEDPPHEPAVPDAPFELTQLGRFELPQFGIALQVTEVEGVPSRPRDAWVAHFDADELSSSRIYIRSRAAGDTLHPLGLHGSKLVSDVFVDAKVPKHRRETWPLLCINDSIAWVVGLTRGQAGLLTQKTARTLVIRATELS; the protein is encoded by the coding sequence ATGAGAACCCATCCACTGATCGAGAGCGTACGCCGGACGGCAACTGATCACGACCTGCTCCCCTCGGGGGAAAAAGTCCTCGTCGCCGTCTCCGGCGGCGTGGACTCGATGGTGTTGCTGGACGTGTTGCATCGCTTGCAGCCTCATTTCGGAATTGAGGTGGTCGTCGCCCACGTTGACCACGGACTGCGCGGGCACGAATCGAGCGAAGACCGGGCGTTTGTGGAACGTCAAGCCGCGGAGCGGGGGCTGGACGTTTTTTCCGAAGCGTTTGACGTCAAAGCGTACGCACGGGAAAACGGACTGTCCACGCAGGTGGCAGCCCGTGAAGTTCGGTATGACTATCTGCGACGAGTCGCTGGAGAATCGGGAGCCCGTCTGATTGCGACGGCGCACCATGCGGATGACCAAGCGGAGACCGTGCTGATGCGCGTCTTGCGCGGGACGGCGCTCAAAGGGCTTGGCGGCATCCCGATGCGGCGCTTCGAAGACGGAGAACGGTACGAACTGATCCGTCCGCTCCTTGAAGTGTGGAGAGCGGAAATCGCATCATATGCCAACGACTTTGGAATCCTGTATCGAGAGGACTCTTCGAATGCATCTTCGCACTATCTGCGCAATAAGATACGTATACAACTTCTCCCCGAACTCGCGGCAGAGTACAACGAGGGGGTAAAGTCCCACCTCGTCCAACTCGCAGGCTGTGCCCGCGAGGATGATCGCTACCTGAACGGGTTGGCGGAGAGGGAGTATCGGCGCATCTGCCGACACGAGTCGGAGCGCGTCCTCTCTGCAGACGTGCGGCTTCTCGGTGTGAGCCCGCTTCCTTTACAACGCCGGGTAATTACACTAATATTATATTATCTGCGCGGACATACCAAAGTGTGGGAGCAGGTACATATCGAGAGCGTACGCTCTCTGCTTGAAAATCGCTATCCGAGCGCGGAATTGCACCTTCCGCATGCCATCGTCGCCCGCAGGGAGTACGATCGGCTGTTTTTCACCTTTGCGGAAGACCCCCCGCACGAACCTGCTGTCCCCGATGCACCTTTTGAACTGACGCAACTTGGGCGTTTTGAACTCCCGCAATTCGGGATCGCGCTTCAAGTGACGGAGGTCGAAGGTGTACCTTCGCGTCCCCGTGATGCGTGGGTCGCCCATTTTGATGCTGATGAACTGTCCAGTTCTCGCATATACATACGGTCAAGGGCGGCCGGAGACACCCTTCACCCGCTCGGCCTGCACGGAAGCAAGCTCGTAAGCGACGTTTTCGTGGACGCCAAAGTCCCGAAGCACCGCCGCGAGACTTGGCCGTTGCTTTGCATCAATGACTCGATTGCGTGGGTCGTAGGACTCACCCGCGGGCAAGCGGGACTTCTGACTCAGAAGACAGCGCGCACGCTTGTCATCCGGGCCACGGAACTCTCGTGA
- the hpt gene encoding hypoxanthine phosphoribosyltransferase codes for MHTDVLEILFTEEAVTERIRELGAQITRDYEGKNPLIIGILKGATLFMADLVKRIEFPVEMDFMAVSSYGQSSESSGVVRIIKDLDQSIEGRDVIIVEDIIDTGLTLVYLKNLLEQRKAASVKLVTLLDKPDRHKVDITADYLGFTVPDHFIVGYGLDYAERYRNLPYIGVLKPEVYQS; via the coding sequence ATGCATACAGACGTACTCGAAATTCTGTTCACTGAAGAAGCGGTGACAGAGCGCATCCGTGAACTCGGTGCCCAGATCACTCGCGATTATGAAGGCAAGAACCCGCTTATCATCGGCATTTTGAAAGGGGCAACCCTGTTCATGGCCGATCTCGTCAAGCGGATTGAATTCCCCGTTGAGATGGATTTCATGGCGGTCTCTTCCTACGGTCAATCTTCCGAATCAAGCGGTGTGGTCCGCATCATCAAGGACCTCGACCAATCGATCGAGGGCCGTGACGTGATCATCGTGGAGGACATCATCGACACGGGTCTGACGCTGGTCTATCTGAAAAACCTCTTGGAACAGCGCAAGGCCGCTTCGGTCAAACTGGTAACGCTCTTGGATAAACCGGATCGCCATAAAGTGGACATCACGGCGGATTATCTTGGATTTACCGTCCCCGACCACTTTATCGTGGGCTATGGCCTCGATTATGCGGAGCGCTACCGCAATCTGCCCTATATCGGGGTGCTGAAACCGGAAGTCTACCAATCCTAG
- the ftsH gene encoding ATP-dependent zinc metalloprotease FtsH: MNRFFRNAGFYLLIFLITVGIVNFITGEKQDKAEITYSQFLDKAQAGQVKDVTVTSEGLTLKLQGKLSDDKEYISRALFSEDFSQKLSSDLAKSNVKINEPQKESVWLTFLTSIVPFIVMFILFFFLFNQAQGGGSKVMNFGKSRAKLYTEEKKKITFEDVAGADEEKNELVEVVEFLKDPRKFAALGARIPKGVLLNGPPGTGKTLLARAVAGEAGVPFFSISGSDFVEMFVGVGASRVRDLFETAKKNAPCIIFIDEIDAVGRHRGAGLGGGHDEREQTLNQLLVEMDGFGANEGIIIIAATNRPDILDPALLRPGRFDRQITVNRPDVKGREAILKVHARNKPISPDIPLEAIAKRTPGFTGADLENVLNEAALLAARQNKRLIETSDIDEAIDRVMAGPEKRSRVMSEHERKLVAYHEAGHAVVGYHLEHADEVHKVTIVPRGMAGGYTVMLPKEDRYFMTRSEMYDKISGLLGGRVAEEIVLGEISTGASNDLERVTAIARSMVTEYGMTDSLGNLQYGHRQGGQVFLGRDINAEQNYSDTIALEIDKEMRRIIDQSYNVTKDVLTKHRDQLDLLAQVLLQKETIDKATIDSLMEKGVLPDGSRIDFNVNIKASDDKDTETSASTDEKSE, translated from the coding sequence ATGAACAGATTTTTCCGCAATGCCGGCTTTTACTTATTGATCTTCCTGATCACCGTGGGCATCGTCAACTTCATCACCGGTGAGAAGCAGGATAAGGCTGAAATTACGTACTCCCAATTCCTTGACAAGGCGCAGGCAGGCCAAGTCAAGGATGTCACCGTCACCTCCGAAGGTCTCACCCTGAAACTGCAGGGCAAGCTCTCGGATGACAAGGAGTACATCTCTCGGGCCTTGTTCAGCGAGGACTTCTCGCAAAAGCTGAGCAGCGATCTCGCCAAATCCAACGTCAAAATCAACGAACCGCAGAAAGAATCGGTTTGGCTGACCTTCTTGACGTCGATCGTTCCGTTTATCGTCATGTTCATTCTGTTCTTCTTCCTCTTCAACCAAGCCCAAGGCGGCGGCTCCAAAGTCATGAACTTCGGCAAGAGCCGCGCCAAGCTGTACACGGAGGAGAAGAAGAAAATTACGTTTGAGGACGTCGCAGGTGCCGACGAGGAGAAAAACGAACTCGTCGAAGTGGTTGAGTTCCTCAAAGACCCGCGCAAGTTCGCGGCACTCGGGGCTCGCATTCCGAAGGGCGTACTGCTCAACGGGCCGCCCGGTACCGGTAAAACCTTGCTCGCACGCGCAGTCGCCGGCGAAGCAGGCGTTCCGTTCTTCTCGATCTCCGGTTCCGACTTTGTGGAAATGTTCGTCGGGGTCGGTGCATCCCGCGTGCGCGACCTGTTCGAAACCGCCAAGAAAAACGCACCTTGCATCATCTTCATCGACGAAATCGACGCCGTCGGTCGTCACCGTGGCGCAGGCCTTGGCGGCGGTCATGACGAGCGCGAACAGACGCTCAACCAATTGCTTGTCGAGATGGACGGCTTTGGCGCGAACGAAGGCATCATCATCATCGCAGCGACCAACCGCCCGGACATCCTCGACCCGGCGCTTCTGCGTCCGGGACGTTTTGACCGTCAGATCACCGTCAACCGTCCGGACGTCAAGGGCCGTGAAGCGATCTTGAAAGTCCATGCTCGCAACAAGCCGATCTCTCCGGACATCCCGCTTGAAGCGATTGCCAAGCGCACGCCGGGCTTCACCGGTGCGGACCTTGAGAACGTCTTGAACGAAGCGGCGCTGCTCGCAGCCCGTCAGAACAAGCGCTTGATCGAGACGTCCGACATCGACGAAGCGATCGACCGCGTCATGGCAGGGCCGGAGAAACGCAGCCGCGTCATGAGCGAGCACGAGCGCAAACTCGTCGCGTATCATGAAGCAGGTCACGCCGTCGTCGGCTACCACCTCGAACACGCCGACGAAGTTCACAAAGTCACCATCGTTCCCCGCGGGATGGCGGGCGGTTACACCGTCATGCTCCCCAAGGAAGACCGCTACTTTATGACCCGCTCGGAAATGTACGACAAAATCTCCGGCCTGCTCGGAGGTCGCGTCGCCGAAGAGATCGTGCTCGGCGAGATCTCGACGGGCGCTTCGAACGACTTGGAGCGTGTCACCGCCATCGCTCGCAGCATGGTCACTGAGTACGGGATGACCGATTCGCTCGGCAACTTGCAATACGGTCACCGCCAAGGCGGCCAAGTGTTCCTCGGTCGCGACATCAACGCCGAGCAGAACTACTCGGACACGATTGCGCTCGAGATCGACAAAGAAATGCGCCGCATCATCGACCAATCGTACAACGTCACCAAGGACGTCCTCACCAAGCACCGTGACCAGCTCGATCTGCTGGCACAAGTGCTGCTCCAAAAGGAAACGATCGACAAAGCGACGATCGACTCCCTCATGGAAAAAGGCGTTCTGCCGGACGGCTCCCGCATTGATTTCAACGTAAACATCAAAGCGTCGGACGACAAAGACACGGAAACTTCCGCGTCCACCGACGAGAAAAGCGAATAA
- a CDS encoding HD-GYP domain-containing protein codes for MRLAALQKLTPGTTLARPILDEKGMILLGSGVELTTFLIKRLVAMGITSVYIEDDRTGDIVVEDVISTQTRREALGLVHTSIQDLTAPQRLPRHFQQKQIGRQIRDMFDVILSEMKSKPNATFHLSNIYSTDNFLYHHSVNVSILAMAIGMEMGLTQKQLLDLGVGTLLHDVGKLSLPQEILNKPGKLTPEEFDVIKQHPMVGYEILRQQDDISILSAHIALQHHEKIDGTGYPRGLKGDEIHLYARITAVADVYEALTANRVYRKGQLPHLALELLLGSCGTHFQTDIVQKFLKTVSIYPLGMTVTLNTGVEGVVTSIEPHHPQRPTIRVLKNERGEDLNTPYELNLMEHLTTMIVACEQ; via the coding sequence TTGCGATTAGCTGCTTTACAGAAATTGACGCCCGGCACTACACTGGCTCGCCCAATCTTGGATGAGAAAGGGATGATCTTGCTGGGTTCGGGCGTCGAACTTACGACATTTTTAATCAAGCGGCTCGTTGCAATGGGTATTACTTCTGTCTATATTGAAGATGACCGGACCGGAGACATCGTCGTCGAAGATGTGATTTCAACACAGACACGGCGAGAAGCATTGGGGCTTGTCCACACTTCGATTCAAGATTTGACCGCACCGCAACGTTTGCCGCGGCATTTCCAGCAGAAGCAGATCGGACGGCAGATTCGCGACATGTTCGACGTGATTCTTTCGGAGATGAAATCGAAGCCCAACGCTACGTTTCACCTGTCCAACATTTATTCGACCGACAATTTTCTCTACCATCATTCGGTCAACGTTTCGATCCTCGCGATGGCGATCGGGATGGAGATGGGCCTGACACAGAAACAGTTGCTCGACTTGGGTGTCGGGACTCTTTTGCATGACGTCGGCAAACTGTCGCTTCCCCAAGAGATTCTGAACAAACCGGGGAAACTCACGCCGGAGGAATTCGATGTCATCAAGCAACACCCGATGGTCGGATACGAGATCCTGCGCCAACAGGACGACATCTCGATCCTCTCCGCACACATCGCGCTCCAACACCACGAGAAAATCGACGGCACGGGCTACCCGCGTGGACTCAAGGGAGACGAAATTCACCTCTACGCCCGCATCACCGCCGTTGCAGACGTCTACGAGGCGCTGACGGCAAACCGCGTGTATCGCAAGGGTCAATTGCCGCACCTCGCCCTTGAATTGTTGCTCGGCTCTTGCGGCACGCACTTCCAAACCGACATCGTGCAGAAATTCCTCAAGACCGTCTCGATTTACCCGTTGGGCATGACGGTGACGTTGAACACCGGTGTTGAGGGAGTCGTCACGAGCATCGAACCGCACCACCCGCAGCGTCCGACGATCCGCGTGCTCAAGAACGAGCGCGGAGAAGACCTGAACACCCCGTATGAACTCAATCTCATGGAACACCTGACGACCATGATCGTCGCTTGCGAACAATAG
- a CDS encoding formate--tetrahydrofolate ligase, with protein sequence MTVDQTNVPNKPMKSDIEIAQTANLLPIKQIAAGIGLTEDDIEPYGKYKAKISLDVYRRLQAENKADGKLILVTAISPTPAGEGKSTTTVGLGQALGKKLKDTGKTAMIALREPSLGPSFGMKGGAAGGGYSQVVPMEDINLHFTGDFHAITAAHNLLAALIDNHIHQGNVLRFDVRRITWGRVLDVNDRALRQVIVGLGGVANGIPRESGFDITVASEVMAVLCLASDEQDLKDRLKKIIIGYNVDKNPITVADLGAEGSMTVLLKDAIKPNLVQTLEHTPALVHGGPFANIAHGCNSVIATKMALKLADYVVTEAGFGADLGAEKFFHIKCRQAGLNPSAVVVVATVRALKMHGGVDKTDLATPNVEAVTRGLDNLSKHVENVQMFNMPVIVAVNKFPTDTPEEMDVISNWCGQYGIPVALSEVFTDGGDGGLQLAEKVLDVVENRPGGLMYLYNLEDSIEVKIDTIVRDIYGGAGVQYAPKALTTLKKLQEMGLTHLPVCMAKTQYSFSDNPNLRGRPEGFTITIRELRVSAGAGFVVAVTGEIMTMPGLPKVPAAMSIDLLADGKITGLF encoded by the coding sequence ATGACCGTCGACCAAACCAACGTACCGAACAAACCGATGAAAAGCGACATCGAGATCGCACAGACGGCGAACCTGTTGCCGATCAAGCAGATTGCCGCAGGAATTGGACTGACCGAGGATGACATCGAGCCCTATGGCAAGTACAAAGCCAAGATCTCGCTCGATGTCTACCGCCGCTTGCAAGCAGAGAACAAAGCGGACGGCAAACTGATCCTCGTCACCGCCATCTCGCCGACTCCGGCGGGTGAGGGCAAGTCCACGACCACAGTCGGACTCGGGCAAGCGCTCGGCAAGAAGCTCAAAGACACCGGCAAGACCGCGATGATCGCCCTGCGCGAACCGTCGCTTGGACCGTCGTTTGGGATGAAGGGCGGCGCGGCCGGCGGCGGGTACTCGCAAGTCGTGCCGATGGAGGACATCAACCTGCACTTCACGGGTGACTTCCATGCGATCACCGCAGCGCACAACTTGTTGGCCGCTCTGATCGACAACCACATCCACCAAGGCAACGTGTTGCGCTTTGACGTTCGCCGCATCACGTGGGGCCGCGTGCTCGACGTCAACGACCGCGCGCTGCGCCAAGTGATCGTCGGACTGGGCGGCGTCGCCAACGGCATCCCCCGCGAATCGGGCTTTGACATCACCGTGGCCTCGGAAGTCATGGCGGTGCTCTGCCTCGCGAGCGACGAACAAGACCTCAAAGACCGCTTGAAAAAGATCATCATCGGCTACAACGTCGACAAAAACCCGATCACCGTCGCCGATCTCGGGGCGGAAGGCTCGATGACCGTCCTGCTCAAAGACGCGATCAAGCCCAACCTCGTACAGACCTTGGAGCACACCCCGGCGCTCGTCCACGGCGGTCCGTTTGCCAACATCGCGCACGGGTGCAACTCCGTCATCGCGACCAAGATGGCGCTTAAACTTGCCGACTACGTCGTCACGGAAGCGGGCTTCGGCGCCGACTTGGGGGCAGAGAAGTTTTTCCACATCAAGTGCCGTCAAGCGGGCCTCAACCCGTCCGCCGTCGTCGTCGTCGCGACCGTCCGTGCGCTGAAAATGCACGGTGGCGTTGATAAAACCGACCTCGCCACGCCGAACGTGGAGGCCGTGACCCGCGGTTTGGACAATCTCTCGAAGCACGTCGAGAACGTCCAGATGTTCAACATGCCGGTCATCGTCGCCGTCAACAAATTCCCGACCGACACCCCGGAAGAGATGGACGTCATCTCGAACTGGTGCGGGCAGTACGGAATCCCGGTCGCGCTCTCGGAAGTCTTCACCGACGGCGGGGACGGCGGGCTCCAACTGGCGGAGAAAGTTCTCGACGTCGTGGAAAACCGCCCGGGCGGTCTGATGTACCTCTACAACCTGGAGGACAGCATCGAAGTGAAAATCGACACCATCGTCCGCGACATCTATGGCGGCGCAGGTGTGCAATACGCGCCGAAAGCGTTGACGACGCTCAAGAAATTGCAGGAGATGGGACTTACGCACCTCCCTGTCTGCATGGCGAAGACCCAGTACTCCTTCTCCGACAATCCGAACTTGCGCGGACGTCCGGAGGGCTTCACGATCACGATCCGCGAACTGCGCGTCTCCGCCGGAGCTGGCTTCGTGGTCGCGGTCACCGGCGAGATCATGACGATGCCTGGCTTGCCGAAAGTTCCCGCCGCGATGAGCATCGATTTGCTTGCGGACGGCAAAATTACAGGATTGTTCTAA
- the nadA gene encoding quinolinate synthase NadA: protein MAQLQAVPNREQNEYYVERLQQLKKERNAIILAHYYMRPEVQAVADYIGDSFGLSQKARDTDADVILFCGVHFMAESAKILNPDKIVLMPDERSGCPMADMVTGEGLRKLKAEHPNAKVVAYVNTSADVKAETDICCTSSNALKVIESVDTDEIIWVPDKNLGHYVSQFTDKKMIIWQGYCNTHDLLTPEEVLELKRQYPNAPIVVHPECRPEVVALGDYVGSTTGILKYCRESNFEDYIVATEEGVRYMLEKDSPEKTFHFASRFMVCPNMKVHNVKKMVRALETMQPQIHVDPEVAAKAKRSLDAMLAVVPEKA, encoded by the coding sequence ATGGCTCAACTTCAAGCGGTACCGAATCGTGAACAGAACGAATACTACGTAGAGCGTCTGCAACAGTTGAAAAAAGAGCGCAACGCGATCATCCTCGCGCATTACTACATGCGTCCGGAAGTCCAAGCGGTTGCCGATTATATCGGGGATTCGTTTGGTCTCTCGCAGAAAGCCCGTGACACCGATGCGGACGTCATTCTTTTTTGTGGCGTACATTTCATGGCGGAGAGCGCCAAGATTCTCAATCCAGATAAAATTGTCCTCATGCCGGATGAACGTTCCGGTTGCCCGATGGCCGACATGGTCACCGGCGAAGGACTGCGCAAGCTGAAAGCGGAACACCCGAACGCCAAGGTTGTCGCCTATGTCAACACCTCGGCTGACGTCAAAGCGGAGACCGACATCTGCTGCACGTCGTCGAACGCTTTGAAAGTCATCGAATCGGTCGACACCGACGAGATCATCTGGGTGCCGGACAAGAACCTCGGGCACTATGTCTCGCAGTTCACCGACAAGAAAATGATCATCTGGCAGGGCTACTGCAACACCCACGACCTGCTGACGCCGGAGGAAGTGCTGGAACTCAAGCGCCAGTACCCGAATGCGCCGATCGTCGTCCACCCGGAGTGCCGTCCGGAAGTCGTCGCACTGGGCGACTACGTGGGCTCCACCACCGGCATCCTCAAATACTGCCGTGAATCGAACTTCGAAGACTATATCGTGGCAACCGAAGAGGGCGTCCGCTACATGCTTGAGAAGGACTCCCCGGAGAAAACCTTCCACTTCGCGTCCCGCTTCATGGTTTGCCCGAACATGAAAGTTCACAACGTCAAGAAAATGGTCCGCGCGCTGGAAACGATGCAACCGCAGATCCATGTCGATCCGGAAGTGGCGGCCAAAGCGAAGCGTTCGCTCGATGCGATGCTCGCGGTCGTTCCGGAGAAAGCATAA
- the nadB gene encoding L-aspartate oxidase, giving the protein MFARFIANFTPEQATVHDTEVIVVGTGIAGLYTALKIAEYADVVILCKKGLTESNTNRAQGGIAAAIAEGDSPDLHREDTLMAGAGLNSLTAVDVLVHDGPDLVEDLIQLGTQFDKEGEDDHLALTKEGAHSRRRILHANGDATGAEIVRALAAQVRQNPRITVIENAFAIDLITAENGSCKGLLYEHEGALRYIRSKATVLATGGAGRMYRYTTNPDVTTADGFAMAYRAGAQLQDLEFIQFHPTVLVYPGAPRFLISEAVRGEGAVLRNAAGERFMPAYHALEELAPRDIVARAIVSEIEKTKSTYVYLDITHQPPELIKSRFPTIYAFCLSYGLDMTTDWIPVAPAQHYVMGGVKTDLYGETNVRRLFACGEVSCTGVHGANRLASNSLSEAIVFGKRIAERVQAFLDEPCEHIGLPTVPTRYPSPVEMIEDRKLHLQKVMVRYVGVKRTKESLERALAEMGRLAPMLSHAYSKPSEWEFINLLTAAMLTAQAALLREESRGGHYRNDFPKQDEQWLKHIVFQHGIGVIEEGC; this is encoded by the coding sequence ATGTTTGCGAGATTCATTGCCAATTTCACTCCGGAGCAGGCGACGGTTCATGACACCGAAGTCATCGTCGTCGGCACGGGGATTGCAGGGCTGTACACCGCTCTGAAAATCGCGGAGTACGCAGACGTCGTGATCCTGTGCAAGAAAGGTCTCACCGAGAGCAATACCAACCGGGCACAAGGGGGAATCGCTGCGGCCATCGCCGAGGGCGATTCCCCTGACTTGCATCGGGAAGACACGTTGATGGCCGGTGCGGGACTGAACTCGCTCACGGCTGTCGACGTGCTCGTTCACGACGGCCCGGACTTGGTGGAAGACCTGATCCAGTTGGGCACGCAATTTGACAAGGAAGGCGAAGACGACCACCTCGCACTCACCAAGGAGGGGGCGCACTCCCGCCGTCGAATTCTGCATGCCAACGGAGATGCTACAGGAGCGGAGATCGTCCGCGCTCTGGCAGCCCAAGTGCGCCAGAACCCGCGCATTACTGTGATCGAAAACGCATTCGCCATCGATTTGATTACGGCGGAGAACGGCTCTTGCAAAGGACTGCTCTACGAACACGAGGGAGCCTTGCGTTACATACGGTCAAAAGCGACCGTCCTCGCCACCGGCGGCGCCGGTCGGATGTACCGCTACACCACGAACCCCGACGTCACGACGGCAGACGGGTTTGCCATGGCGTACCGGGCAGGCGCTCAATTGCAGGACCTTGAATTTATCCAGTTCCATCCGACGGTCCTCGTCTATCCGGGAGCGCCGCGCTTCTTGATTTCAGAAGCGGTGCGCGGAGAGGGCGCCGTCTTGCGCAACGCCGCGGGCGAGCGCTTCATGCCGGCCTATCATGCATTGGAAGAACTGGCTCCGCGCGACATCGTGGCTCGTGCCATCGTCTCGGAGATCGAGAAAACCAAATCGACCTACGTCTACCTCGACATCACGCACCAGCCGCCGGAATTGATCAAGTCGCGCTTTCCGACGATCTATGCGTTTTGCTTGAGTTACGGACTCGACATGACGACCGACTGGATTCCGGTGGCACCGGCCCAGCATTACGTCATGGGCGGGGTCAAGACCGACCTCTACGGCGAGACCAACGTCCGCCGATTGTTCGCATGCGGCGAGGTCTCTTGCACCGGCGTTCACGGAGCGAACCGCTTGGCGTCCAACTCGCTGTCGGAAGCCATCGTATTCGGCAAGCGGATTGCCGAGCGCGTGCAAGCCTTTTTGGACGAGCCGTGCGAGCATATCGGGTTGCCGACCGTTCCGACGCGCTACCCAAGCCCGGTGGAGATGATCGAAGACCGCAAACTGCATCTGCAAAAAGTGATGGTCCGCTATGTCGGCGTCAAACGCACCAAGGAATCGTTGGAGCGGGCGCTTGCCGAGATGGGCCGTCTGGCGCCGATGTTGTCGCATGCCTACAGCAAGCCGTCCGAGTGGGAGTTCATCAACTTGTTGACGGCCGCGATGCTGACGGCACAAGCGGCTCTGTTGCGCGAAGAATCTCGGGGCGGGCATTATCGCAACGACTTCCCGAAACAAGATGAGCAATGGTTGAAGCACATCGTATTCCAACATGGGATCGGTGTCATTGAAGAGGGGTGCTAA
- the nadC gene encoding carboxylating nicotinate-nucleotide diphosphorylase — protein MKLDLHSIETIVRNALTEDIGFGDITTNSIVPTEKQGVGQLVTKEPGIIAGLDVAELTFRLVDPTLTIVRHAADGDQVPKGQLLMEVTGSARSILTGERVALNFLQRMSGIATRTSKFVELVRYYNAKIVDTRKTTPGLRVLEKHAVVVGGGRNHRFGLFDAVLIKDNHIEIAGGVKQAIIAARHQIPHTMRVEVEVENMEQIDEALEVKADIIMLDNMTPEQMDVAVEKIAGRALVEASGGVTEETIVEIAKTGVDYISIGALTHSIKSLDISLDIEAK, from the coding sequence ATGAAGTTGGATCTACATTCCATCGAAACCATCGTGCGCAACGCACTGACTGAGGACATCGGGTTTGGCGATATCACCACCAACTCGATCGTACCGACGGAAAAGCAAGGCGTGGGGCAACTCGTGACCAAGGAACCGGGCATCATCGCCGGTCTTGACGTAGCCGAGTTGACGTTCCGTCTCGTTGATCCGACTTTGACCATCGTCCGTCATGCAGCGGACGGCGACCAAGTGCCCAAGGGCCAATTGTTGATGGAAGTGACCGGGTCGGCGCGTTCGATTCTGACCGGGGAGCGTGTGGCGCTGAACTTCCTGCAGCGAATGTCCGGCATCGCGACTCGCACCTCGAAGTTCGTCGAGCTCGTGCGCTACTACAACGCCAAGATCGTCGATACCCGCAAGACCACGCCGGGCCTGCGCGTGCTGGAGAAGCACGCCGTCGTCGTCGGTGGCGGACGCAACCACCGCTTCGGGCTGTTTGACGCGGTGTTGATCAAGGACAACCACATCGAGATCGCAGGCGGAGTCAAGCAAGCGATCATCGCGGCACGCCACCAGATTCCGCACACCATGCGCGTGGAAGTGGAAGTCGAGAACATGGAACAGATCGACGAAGCGCTGGAAGTCAAAGCGGACATCATCATGCTCGACAACATGACGCCGGAACAAATGGACGTAGCTGTCGAGAAGATTGCGGGCCGTGCGCTTGTGGAAGCGTCGGGCGGTGTCACCGAAGAGACCATCGTAGAAATCGCCAAGACCGGCGTGGACTACATCTCCATCGGCGCGCTGACCCACTCGATTAAGTCGCTCGACATCTCCTTGGATATCGAAGCGAAGTAA